Part of the Chloroflexota bacterium genome is shown below.
ACTAAAATCCGTTTGGGCGTAAATGCTTGCTCGCTCATGGATGACCTTTCATCACACACTGCTCATGGCAGTCCAAATTAGTTCCAAGCTTAATCATACGCCTTAAATGAGCTAGCAAGCGTGCGACTTTGGGCTTATTCTGGCAAGTTGCTCCATTCGCTATAGACTTGATGGCGATCAAGCTCATAGTGTTTGGCCAGATGTTTGGCAGCTTTGGTTCCCGTCCAGCCTTCAGCCCGCAAGCGTTGCAACTCACTCCGAATCAAATCCCAATCGACTGCGACTGGAGCCTCATCGGTTGTAACTGCAACCCCCAATTCATTGGTTGCAGTGCTGATTGGTTTGCGTTTGGCAGGCCGCGTGGCTCCGCCGATCATCAGCACAAACTCGCCGCGTGGCTCAGTGGCATTGAAATGGGCCAGTAATTCGCTGAGCGTGCCACGGACAAATTGCTCGTGAAGTTTGGTTAATTCACGCGCTACGGCGGCAGGACGATCGCCTAAAACGCTAAGAGCATCAGCCAAACTTTCGCAAATCCGATGCGGCGCTTCATACAACACCAAGGTTGCCGGAATATCAACAACCTCGCTGAACAACGCACAACGCTCTTTGGAACGGCGCGGCGGAAAGCCCAAATAATAAAAGCGATCGGTTGGCAGGCCCGAAGCACTCAAGCCAGTAATTACCGCGCTTGGCCCAGGAATTGGCACAACTGCAAATCCAGCCTCGATTACTGCGCCAACCAGCTCGTAGCCAGGGTCGGAGATCGCTGGCGTGCCAGCATCGCTAACTAACGCCACAGCATCGCCGTTGGCCAAAGCCAGCAAAATTGTATCCAAACGGGCTAGTTTGTTATGCTCGTGGTAGGCGATCAATCGCGTTTCAATCTGATAGCGCTGCAATAATTTGCGGGTGTGGCGAGTGTCTTCAGCGGCAATTAAGCCAACCTCTTGCAAAATTCGCAAGCCACGTGGGCTAATATCTTCAAGGTTACCAATTGGTGTGGCAACCACATACAGTACAGCCATAACCTTCCTTCGTCGCTAGTTTCCTTGCTCAATCTGATCCAACAGGCTATTCCACAATTGCATGCGTTCGATGCTACCGCCGATATCGGGGTGATGCAAACGCGCCATGGCCTTGCGAATCACTCGCGCTTCATCGGGGCTAAGTTTGGGCAATTGTTTCGTTTCAACGCGAATTTGTTCGCTATCGTAGCGCCCAGTGTACCAACGTAAACGTTCGCACTCAACGGTTAATTCATTATTCTCACGAATCATATCGAGCATATTTTTAACAGTTTTATTATAGGCGCTCGACGTTTCGTTAAGTTGTTGCTGAACCTTCTCAAGCCGACGGCGCAACTCGCGATTAGCCAACTTGGCTTCATGCAATTCACGCTCCATACGCTGACGATCACGTTCGACTTGATATGCTTCTTCTGACTGCCGCAGGTCGGTCATAGCATACACTCCTCTTTGATGGCTTGAACGGCTATCGTAGGCCAGCCAGGTAGGTTTGTCTACTGATCGAATTGCCGATTGACTCGGGGTTGTCGCGCATGGTATCATGAAATCAGATAAGCCCCCCAACATTCCCACATCACCCTAAAATAAACAAGCGGAGCCAACGCCCCGCTGTTTTGTGCTAATCTCGCTCATATTACGATGGCGATTTATCGTTGAGTAAACTCTTAAATGCCCCCGCTACCACTGCCAGCAGAAAGCCTAAAACTGCTGCCACATAGCGTTGTTTTTCCAATGATTTAAAGCGTTCAGTGACAATAATTTGTGGTTTACTAGTGGCCAGTTTTGGTCGAGGCGTGCGCTGATCACGCGGCGAATCGGGATTGCTCAGGCCTTGTTCAGCGCGGGCAGCGGCAGTCACGGCTACAGCATCATCATCAGGCTGCACATGCGAACCATACATATTGGCATAGACTTGGGTCAGTTCGGCTCCAAAAAAGAGAATTTGGCTCGAATAATAAACCCATAACAGTACAATAATCAATGAGCCAGCCGCGCCAAACGTCGAGGCGGTGCTGCTGGTGCTCAGATATTGGCCAATCGCAAATTTACCGATGGTGAAGAGCAATGCTGTGAGTGCTGCGCCAATCCAAACATCGCGCCAAGCCATCTTAACATCAGGCAAAAATTTGAATAACAGGCCAAACACAACTGTGATAATGCCGAATGAAACGATTAAATTGATGATCTGAAAGACAATACCAATCTCTGCGCCAAACAGCCAATTTTTGCCCGCCTCAAGCAACGTGCTGATAATCAGCGAAACTAAGAGCAAAAAGCCCACGCCCAGCACCATCGTAAACGAGAAAAAACGCTCCTGCACGATGCCCCAAATCCCACGACCAGGCTTTGGCTGCACCCCCCAAATCGTGTTCATGGCATCTTTAAGCTGGCCAAAAACGCCGGAAGCACCAAAGAGCAAGGTTGCCAAACCAACTAATGTGCCAATAATGCCTGAGCGCTGGTTACTTGATTGCTGAATAATTTCGTTGATCGCTTGGGCTGCATCATCATTAATTAACGTAGCTAACTGGCGCGTAACCTCACCACGCGCTGCCTCTTGATCAAACACCAAGCCCGCAATGCTAATTGCAATAATCAACAGTGGCGCAAGCGAAAATACCGTGTAGTAGGCCAAGGCTGCTCCAAGCCGTGGTACTTTGTCATCGCCCCACTCTTTAAATGTTTGTTTAAATAAATTAATAATACTTGGCTGCATAGCTGCCCCCTGCTGATGGATTGGTTAATTCGTGCTAAACCAAGCAATTGCAACTCGTATACCACCAATAGGAGCGAGGGGTCAGAATTGGAGCCACGTGTCAATCGCCGTAGCGTCTGCGATAGGCCCGATCGTCAATACCACCATAGGTCACAGCCTCGGCGACCGCAGGTTCGAAGGCGCGAATCAGGCACAAGAGCGTGTCAGAGCTGGTGGCAATGCCTAGGTGATTGAGCGTCCGCACGCCAGCTTCACCACCGAGTGCTAAGGCGACCCGTTGTTGCGTCCGCGCCAGGCGGGTGGTTCGGTGAACGGTTGATGCAGGGCCTCGCCCAAGTGTTGGGCGCCCGTTGTTGCGTCCGCGCCAGACGGGTGGTTCGGTGGACATGGGGTAGTGCCAGTGTCGGCAGCGGTTCAACAAAGGTTTGGCGCAGACACCGCCGATTCGGACAGCGAAACCGCTGGAGATGGAGCTCCAACTGGACAGGCATTGTCATCCAAGGAAGATCGATTACCCGCCGACAATACCGGCCGTGCCGCCGTGAGGCCGTGGTTGCGCGGGTCAGGCAAACGACGGCGGTCTGGGTGGAATGCGCGACGAGCTATACGTGACAGTGCTGGATGGTGGGGGTTTCAAGCCGAAAACAGGGCAATTTAACAAGGGTTTAAAGGCACATGGGTATCCTGGAGTGGAGATTAGCATCCTTATCACTTTAGCACAGGTGAGCATCACAGATATTGCGGGAGACCCAGTATAGGGCGGAAAGTGACACGAACTGGTGTTAAAGGTGATTCGGGGCGGCAGACGCGCCGCACGCACGGTCCCGCCGCCATTTCATGCGGCCCAGGTGAAGGCTGGCATTCCGTATCAGGCAAAGGATACAATGGCGACCAACCCGCACGCCCTGCTGGCGTAAGCTCGCCTAACTCCGACGGCTGCTATAGCGGAAGCCGCTTGTTGCTGTTGCGCCCGCGTCAGCGAGCCAGTCACCGCCGGACAGTTCCGGCGCGGAATCGGTGATCGCGTGCATGCGGGCCTGAGTCTGGCCGAACTCAAAGCCCCTGCGCCATCCCGCGAGGGCCTGGCGCAGGCAGGCCTGGCTGAGCGAGTTGCTCGCCAGTCAGTTCAGGAGCATGACCGACCGCCGCCGACTGACCGACTGACCCCGCACCGGCGGCACCGACAGGCCAGTTTCCCCTGCCAGCCGCAAAGCAGCGCATTCCCGTTGGCACCGCTCGTCTTCATCCTGGTGAAACCCCGCAAGGCCCGCCAGCTCTGGCTGGTGCCGATTCCAGACGGCCGTGTCCGAGCCGCCCGATATACGTTACGTGTAGGACGGTCCTGGGCGTGTCAATACCCAGGGCCGCTAGAATCGTCAGCGGGTTAAGCGCCGCGTCGCCGTCCAGGCTGGCCGCACTGGCAAGATCAGGCGGGGACATCCGCCGCCTCGGCGTAGGCGGGCGTGATCGCTGGCAGGTGCAGGCTGCGCCCCACGGCAGAGGCCACCGCATCCGCCCGCAGCATAATGTCGGCGAATTCGGCGAAATCCACGGTCTGCTGGGCGTCCGAAACCGAGCGCTCGGGGTGCGGGTGAACCTCCAGGATCAGCCCGTCGGCCCCGGCGGCGAGGCTGGCCATGGCAAGCGGGCCGACCAGGCTGCTGCGCCCCACGCCATGACTGGGGTCGGCGATGACCGGGAGATGGCTCAGTTCCTTGACGAAGGCCAGGGCGCCGAGGTCGAGCGTGTTGCGCAGGCTGGGTTCGAAGGTGCGGATGCCCCGCTCGCACAGGACGACATTGGGATTGCCGCAGTTCAAGATATATTCTGCCGCCAGCAGCCACTCCTGGATCGTCCCCGACAGGCCGCGTTTCAGCAACACCGGCTTCTGGATGCGGCCTACGGCCTCCAACAGATGGAAATTCTGCATATTCCGCGCGCCGATCTGAAGCATATCGGCGTACTCGGCGACCAATCCCACATCGGCCGGTGTCATCACTTCGGTGACCACCGGCAGGTCGGTTGCTGCGCGGGCTTTGGCCAGTAGTTGCAGCCCTTCCTCGCCCAGGCCGCGGAACGCATACGGCGATGTGCGTGGCTTGTAGGCGCCGCCGCGCAGCATATGCGCCCCTGCAGCGCGCACCGCCTGCGCCGTCGCCAGAATTTGCTCCTCGTTTTCCACGCTGCAAGGGCCGGCAATAACGACAATCTCCTCCGCGCCGATGCGAACGCCGCCAACATCTACCGTCGTGCGTTGCCGTTCGGGCGTCCGCGCGGCGAGCTTACAATCCAGAGTGATCAATGATGCGCTCCTTCGATTGACTAGCCAGACATCCGGTCGGGACAAGGCGCCGCGAACGACGACTCGTCCCGGAACCAGCACCTAGATGAAATGTAAGCCAAGCTTCTTGGAACGCCGCTCGGCCCTGACCAGCAGAATTCGCGAGATCACCATGAAAACCACGGCGTACGCGCCCAGGATGCACCACTCAATCCACGGAGGCAGGATCGTCTGCCACTTGTTTTGCAGGCTGTAGTAGCGGATCAGGTCATAGCCCCAGGTGTAAGGCAGCGCGTAGGCCAGATACTGGAGCGGCAGCGGATAGGCGGAAAGCGGGAAGTAGGTTCCCGACACGAATTCAAACAGGATGGCCAGGATTTGCACAAACGCGCCGACCTGGCGCCAGATCAGCGCGAGCATGGCGATCATGATGCCGATCGAGATCAGCACGCCCATCACCGCTAGGCAGACGAGCAACACCATAAGCATGTTGAAGGCGGTCGCCTCGGCGATGAAAAACAGGACGATGTACAGTGGCAGAAACACAATCTGGTTCACGATCGCGCTGGACAGCACGTTGCCCAGGAAATAGGCATAGCGCGACGACGGATTGCTGTACAGGTACTCCAGGGTGCCGTTGTGCAAGTCGTTGCTGACGGCGTTCATGGGCGCCGTGAAAGAGGTATTGCTGTAGACGAACAGCAGCAACCCGCCGAACATAAAAACGATCAGGCTGCGGCCGGTTAGCACCGAGCCGGCGACAGTGTAGGTCGTGATGCTGGCGAGCAAATAGAAGAAGCCGATGCGAATTGTCAGTTCGAAAAGCCGGCCCACGAGGTTGGGCAGATAGCGAAACTGGATGAGCAGATCCTTGACCGTGGTGGCGGCGAAGACCTTCCACGACGATATTGGTTTCGATTTGCTGGATTTCACATAGTGAGTATCACGCGTGACTTGAGTTTCCGAGATCATACTTCCCCCTGTTTAAGCTTCAAACCCATCGGACAGCAAGCCCATCCGATACACAAAGGCGTCTTCGAGCGAGACGTTGCGGTAGCGGAACTGGCTCTGGATCTGTTCTTCGCGCAAGATATGGATGATCCCTTCCATGGCATCGACCATATTGTTGATGCCAAACGACACCCATTCGCTATCCTGATCGTCGCTGTTGAGGACTGGCGGCAGACGGAGGATTTTGTCGACGACACCCGTCGGGATCGAGTGTTTTTGCAATTCGATGAAGCCGTCGACGCCGACCCCCTGCTTGAGCTCCTGCGCTGTGCCGACCGACGCGATCACGCCGTCGTGGATGAGCGCGACCCGGCTCGATAGCTCGTCGACTTCGGACAAAATGTGCGAAGTCAGCAGCAAGGTTTTGTGCTCTTCCTTGACATACTTCTTGAGAAAGCTGCGGATATTCTTGGCGATCAGCGGGTCGAGGCCTTTGGTCGGCTCATCGAGGTAAATCACGGCCGGATCGTGTAGGAGCGCCCGCATAATCACCACGGTTTGTTTTTGGCCGCCAGACAGGTAGCCGAAGTACTTTTTCAGGTTGGACTTGAAATCGAAGTATTCGACCAGTTTCTCGATCTGGGCGTTGACCTGTCGCTTGTCAAGCCCGCGCAGAGCACCGAAGAATTGCAGGTTCTCGACTACGGTCAGGCGCGAGTAGGCCGAGCGCTCGGTATCTTGGCCGACGTAGCCGAAGACATGGCGGATTTCGTTTTCGTCGTCGTCCAAGTCGTGGCCAAGGATATGCACCTTGCCCGAGTCCTTGGTCAGCAAGGTGGCGAGGATTTTGATCAGGGTGGTTTTACCCGAGCCGTTCGGGCCGAGCAGTGCCAAGATCTCATCCTGGTAGAGATCCAGCGACAGCCCTTTCAAAACGGCGCTGTCTTTGCCATACGATTTACGCAAGTCTTTGACCGATATGGAGATCGTCATCATTCTTCCTTCCAGGTGTTATGTCAAAACGGGGCCGGCATGCGCTAGCCATGGACTGTCTGAAGCTCGCCGTTGATTAGCGAAACAATCGCCTGCTGGGCGCTGCTAACAAAGAAATGGTCGCCGGGGAACATCTTGAGCGCGAAGCGCCCGCCCGCCTGGGCCGACCATTCCTTCAGCTCGGCCTCGCTGACCTTGGGGTCCTCGGTGCCGCCAAACACCGTCAGTGGCACATCAAGCGGCGGCTCTGGCCGGTAGGCGTAGGTTTCATTGAGGGCGAAATCAGCTCGCAGGATCGGCATGAGCATCTCCAGCAGTTCCTCGTTCTCGAACACCATCGTCGGGGTGCCGTTGAGCTGGCGCAGTTTGGCCAGGAACTGGGCTTCTGGCAACTGGTAGATCGGCGGCTCCGGATCGATCGCCTGCGGAGCAATGCGGGCCGACACAAACACATGGGCCAGCCGAGCCTCGGGATGGTTGCGCAGGGCGCGCGCCAGTTCGAAGGCCAGGATGGCACCCAGACTATGGCCGAACAAAGCGAAGGGTTTATCAAAATACGCCGGCAGCATCTGTTTCAAGGTATCGACGATCGGATCAACGCGGGTCAGCGGGGCCTCGCGAAGCCGGTTCTCGCGGCCGGGCAGCTGGACGGCGCACAGCTCGATGCTTGGCGCCAGGTGTTGCATCCATGGGCGGAAGGTCGACGCTCCGCCGCCGGCGTAGGAGAAGCAAAACAGGCGTATTTTGGCCTGAGGATTGGGTCGGGGAAAGGTCAGCCATTTGGTGGTGGTTTGGTCGATAGTTGTCATAGGGTGCTTTTGATTCCTTCGCGAGGATTCCTCGCTATACAAGAGAGACTCCGTAGTGTGCCAAGATAGTCCGGCTCCCACGCCGCCCTTGGGCGCGGGAGCCGAACGGCGGTGCGTACCCGCCTAGCGTGTGTCATAACGGCCGATCACCGCGCGAATCTGCTCCGCGATCCCGTCGATTACGGGAGCCTGAAGCAGCGAATAATGGGTGCCGGGAACGACGTGGCAGACCAGATCAGGCGCCAGCCGCCGCCACTCATCGGCATGGTCGGCTAGGCCGTCGCGGCCGCGATCATCGGCCTGGAAAAGCAACGCCGGCTGCTGGTAGACGCGGCCGTCGTAGGCGTCGTTAGCCTCCATGTTGGATGTGAAGACTGTGAACAGCCGGGTGATCCGCTCCAGATCGGCGTCTGGCGGCAGGGCGCCCAGGCTTTGCAGATAGCCCAGTAGGTGTTCGAGCTGCGCATCCGGCGCCAGCTCACCCAAAACCCTGTGCAGGCTGGCGGCGGCGTCCCGGCTGATCAGACCGGTATCTTCGGCGAACAGCAGCAGCCACAGCGCCGGGTCATAGCCCATACGAGACCGATCGGCGGCGGGGGGCTGGCTGTCGATCAGGGTCAGCAGCGCCACATCCTGCCCCTGCTGGGTCAGTTGTTGGGCCATCTCCAGCGCGACGACGCCTCCGAAAGACCAGCCGCCCAGCAGGTAAGGGCCGTCCGGCTGAACGGAGCGGATTTCCTCAATATAGTGGGCGGACATCACCTCGATCTGCCGCTGAGGTGCCCGCCCCGCGTGCAACCCTATCGCCTCCAGGCCATAAACTGGCTGGTCGCCGCCAAGCGCGCGCGCCAGCTGGAGGTAGCAGACCACGTTGCCCCCGATCGGGTGCACTAGGAACAACGGCCGCTGCGAGCCGCCCGGCTGGATGGGGATCAGGGTCGAGCCGGAGCCAGCCTTCTGCTGCCGCAGGATGACGGCAAGCTGCTCGATGGTGCCGCCCTGAAACAACGCGGAAAGCGGCAGGGACTGGTTAAATGCCTTCTCGATACGATCCATTAGGCGCACCGCCGCCAACGAATGACCACCGAGGTCAAAGAAATTTTGATTGACGCCGATCGGCCTGACCTCCAGGATCGACTCCCAGACCTGGGTGAGGCGCAACTCCAGGGCATCGCGCGCCAGCAGCACCGCCTCGCTAGCCAGAGTCCGCGCAGGGGCCGGCAGAGCTCCCCGGTCGACTTTCCCATTCGATGTCAGCGGCAGTTCGTCGATCAGCATGATATGGCTCGGCACCATATAGGCGGGCAACAGCTCCTGAAGGGACTGCTTCAGGGTTGGGATCTGCGGCTGGTTGTTCGGCGCTGCCGCAACCACATAGGCGGCTAGCTGAATATCGCCGGATTCTTGGCGCCGCGCCGCCGCCACCGCCTCGCGCACGCCGGCTTGCCGGAGCAGCGCCGCCTCAATCTCCTCCAGCTCGATGCGGAAACCGCGCACCTTGACCTGATGGTCCACGCGGCCCAGGCACTCCAGCGTTCCGTCGGCCAGGATGCGGCCGAGATCGCCGGTTTTATACAGCCGGGCGCCGGGTTGGCCGCCAAACGGATCGGGGACGAAGCGCTCGGCCGTCAGGTCGGGGCGCCTGTGATATCCGCGCCCTACGCCGGCCCCGCCGATGTAGAGTTCGCCCACGACGCCGATTGGCACAAGTTGCAGCCTCGGATCAAGCACGTACATCTGAGTATTCGCGATCGGCCGCCCGATCGGGAGCACGCCGACAGCCGGCGTATCGGGCGTCACAGTGTAGACGCAGCAGCCGACCACGGTTTCGGTAGGTCCGTACTCATTGATCAGCGCTGTCTGCGGCGCATGGTCGCGCCAGAAGGCCACCATATCCGCACGAAGATTTTCGCCGCCAATTACAAAGGCGCGGGTGCGGCCGGCTGCCTGGTGCGCCGGCATCTGGTGGTTGAGAATCTCCAGATGGGCCGGAGTGATCTTGACCAAGCTATAGGTCTCGGCGACGCTCAGGTTCGCCCCCAGGCCCTCCGCGCCGGCGTCTTCAGGAAGCAGATGCACCGCCCGCCCGGCCAGCAGCGGGCCGAATAAGCCGGTGATGGTCAGATCGAAGGAAACTGAGGAATACACCGGCGCGCCGTCGCCTGCGGCCATGGCGTAGGCATCGACGGCCCAGGTCAGGTAGTTCGCCAAGCCGCTGTGCTGGATCATTGTCCCCTTGGGGCGGCCGGTCGAGCCGGAAGTGTAAATCATGTAGGCCAGATGGGCGGGCGTGACCGCGCTCGTCGGCGGGCAGTCCTGGTTGCCGGCCACGAGCGACCAGTCGGTATCCAGGCAGAGCGTCGGGATGCTGTCGGCTGGCAATCCGCTAAGCAGCCGCTTCTGGGTCACTAGCGCCGCCACGCGGGCATCTTCGAGCATAAACGCGAGCCGCTCCGCCGGATAGGACGGATCGAGCGGCACATACGCGCCGCCGGCGATCACGATGCCGAGTAGTCCGACCATCAAATCCAGCGAGCGCTCGACGCAGATACCAACCAGCACATCAGGCCCGACGCCGCGTTCCTGAAGGGCGTGGGCTAGCTGGTTTGCGCGGGCTATCAACTCGCGGTAGGTCAAGGTTTGATCGCCGTAGCGTGCGGCGACGGCCGCGGGCGTTCGCTGGGCCTGGGCGGCGATCAACTCATGGACCATTGTCGGCGTGTGTGCCGGCGTTCTGGTAGCGTTCCACGTCTCGACCAGCAGCGTCCGCTCCTCGCCAGCGATAAAGGGAATACTCAGCACCGGGCGCGTCGGCTCGGCCGCCAGCGCCGCCAGCAAGGCCTGGAAATGGCCCACCATCCGCTCGATGGTAGCGGGAGCAAACAGATCGGTGCAGTATTCGAAGCTTCCTTCCAACCCCGCCGCGGTTTCCTGCAGCGCCAAGCTCAGATCAAACTTGCTCGTTTCCCCGGCCTGCTCCTCCCCCTCCGACTCCAGCCCTTGGACTGCCGCCGCTTCCTGCTGCGTGTTCTGGGCCATAAACATGACCTGGAAGATCGGTGGGTGACTAAAGTTGCGGACCGGCTGGAGTTCCTCGACTAGCTTTTCAAACGGCACATCCTGGTGGGCGTAGCCGTCCAGCGCCGTCTGACGCACGCGCGTCAACAGCGTCAGAAAGTCGGGGTTATCGCCGACACGCGTGCGCAGGGCCAGAGTGTTCACGAACATCCCGATCAGTCCTTCGCTCGCCGCATGGGTTCGCCCGGCGATCGGTGTCCCGACCACGATGTCGCCCTGCCCGCTGTACCGCGCCAACAGCACCGTGAACGCCGCCAGCAACGTCATAAACAGCGTTGCTTCGTGTACCTGCGCCAGCTCCCGCAACTGCGCCGTCAGATCCGCCCCCACAGCGAAGCTCAGCGTGCCGCCACGGAAGGACTGGTGGGCCGGCCGCGGAAAATCGCCAGGCAGTTCCAGCAGCGGCGGCGCGCCAGCTAGGTGGGTTTTCCAGTAGGCGATCTGGCGGGCCAGTTCGGCGCCGCGCAGCCAGCTGCGCTGCCACAGCGCATAATCGGCGTACTGCACCGCTAGCGGCGCCAGCACCTCCGCCAACGCGCGCGTTCCCGCCTGCCCCGCCGTGTACAGCTGCGTCAACTCATCCAGCAGCACATCCAGCGACCAGCCGTCGCTGATGCTGTGGTGCAGCGTCAAGATCAGCACGTATTCGGCATGACGCACCTGTATCAAGCCAGCCCGCAGCAGCGGACCCGCCGCCAGGTCGAAGGGTGTTTCGGTCAAGAGGCGCCGCACTTCCGCCAGACGCTCGGTCTGGCTGGCCTCGTTCAACCCGCGCAGATCGTGGTACAGCATCGGCACATGCAGCTCCGGGGCGATGACCTGATAGGGTGTGCCATCGACAGCCTGGAGCGTGGTGCGCAGGCTTTCGTGCCGCGCCACCACGGTGTTCAGGCAGCGCTCTAGCAGCGCCCAGTCCAGCGCGCCACGCACTCGCCGCACCAGTGGGATAAGGTAGGTGGACTGCCCCGGGTCGAGCTGCTCCAAGAACCACAGCCGCTCCTGGGCAAACGAGAGCGGGATGCGCTCGGGCCGCGCCTGCGCTGTCAACGGCGGTACCAGGGCCGTCAGGGTCGTTGGCTGAGTTCGTAGCGCCGCCGCCAGCTCGCCCAGAGTC
Proteins encoded:
- the rsmI gene encoding 16S rRNA (cytidine(1402)-2'-O)-methyltransferase; this encodes MAVLYVVATPIGNLEDISPRGLRILQEVGLIAAEDTRHTRKLLQRYQIETRLIAYHEHNKLARLDTILLALANGDAVALVSDAGTPAISDPGYELVGAVIEAGFAVVPIPGPSAVITGLSASGLPTDRFYYLGFPPRRSKERCALFSEVVDIPATLVLYEAPHRICESLADALSVLGDRPAAVARELTKLHEQFVRGTLSELLAHFNATEPRGEFVLMIGGATRPAKRKPISTATNELGVAVTTDEAPVAVDWDLIRSELQRLRAEGWTGTKAAKHLAKHYELDRHQVYSEWSNLPE
- a CDS encoding YihY/virulence factor BrkB family protein, which translates into the protein MQPSIINLFKQTFKEWGDDKVPRLGAALAYYTVFSLAPLLIIAISIAGLVFDQEAARGEVTRQLATLINDDAAQAINEIIQQSSNQRSGIIGTLVGLATLLFGASGVFGQLKDAMNTIWGVQPKPGRGIWGIVQERFFSFTMVLGVGFLLLVSLIISTLLEAGKNWLFGAEIGIVFQIINLIVSFGIITVVFGLLFKFLPDVKMAWRDVWIGAALTALLFTIGKFAIGQYLSTSSTASTFGAAGSLIIVLLWVYYSSQILFFGAELTQVYANMYGSHVQPDDDAVAVTAAARAEQGLSNPDSPRDQRTPRPKLATSKPQIIVTERFKSLEKQRYVAAVLGFLLAVVAGAFKSLLNDKSPS
- the aroF gene encoding 3-deoxy-7-phosphoheptulonate synthase; the encoded protein is MITLDCKLAARTPERQRTTVDVGGVRIGAEEIVVIAGPCSVENEEQILATAQAVRAAGAHMLRGGAYKPRTSPYAFRGLGEEGLQLLAKARAATDLPVVTEVMTPADVGLVAEYADMLQIGARNMQNFHLLEAVGRIQKPVLLKRGLSGTIQEWLLAAEYILNCGNPNVVLCERGIRTFEPSLRNTLDLGALAFVKELSHLPVIADPSHGVGRSSLVGPLAMASLAAGADGLILEVHPHPERSVSDAQQTVDFAEFADIMLRADAVASAVGRSLHLPAITPAYAEAADVPA
- a CDS encoding ABC transporter permease; amino-acid sequence: MISETQVTRDTHYVKSSKSKPISSWKVFAATTVKDLLIQFRYLPNLVGRLFELTIRIGFFYLLASITTYTVAGSVLTGRSLIVFMFGGLLLFVYSNTSFTAPMNAVSNDLHNGTLEYLYSNPSSRYAYFLGNVLSSAIVNQIVFLPLYIVLFFIAEATAFNMLMVLLVCLAVMGVLISIGIMIAMLALIWRQVGAFVQILAILFEFVSGTYFPLSAYPLPLQYLAYALPYTWGYDLIRYYSLQNKWQTILPPWIEWCILGAYAVVFMVISRILLVRAERRSKKLGLHFI
- a CDS encoding ABC transporter ATP-binding protein gives rise to the protein MMTISISVKDLRKSYGKDSAVLKGLSLDLYQDEILALLGPNGSGKTTLIKILATLLTKDSGKVHILGHDLDDDENEIRHVFGYVGQDTERSAYSRLTVVENLQFFGALRGLDKRQVNAQIEKLVEYFDFKSNLKKYFGYLSGGQKQTVVIMRALLHDPAVIYLDEPTKGLDPLIAKNIRSFLKKYVKEEHKTLLLTSHILSEVDELSSRVALIHDGVIASVGTAQELKQGVGVDGFIELQKHSIPTGVVDKILRLPPVLNSDDQDSEWVSFGINNMVDAMEGIIHILREEQIQSQFRYRNVSLEDAFVYRMGLLSDGFEA
- a CDS encoding alpha/beta fold hydrolase, which encodes MTTIDQTTTKWLTFPRPNPQAKIRLFCFSYAGGGASTFRPWMQHLAPSIELCAVQLPGRENRLREAPLTRVDPIVDTLKQMLPAYFDKPFALFGHSLGAILAFELARALRNHPEARLAHVFVSARIAPQAIDPEPPIYQLPEAQFLAKLRQLNGTPTMVFENEELLEMLMPILRADFALNETYAYRPEPPLDVPLTVFGGTEDPKVSEAELKEWSAQAGGRFALKMFPGDHFFVSSAQQAIVSLINGELQTVHG